In one Streptomyces sp. NBC_00597 genomic region, the following are encoded:
- a CDS encoding glutamate decarboxylase: protein MTKSDVAALFGNRFLTVPAPSETFPVDGMAATDAMRLLEGDLVMEGDPQRNLATFVTTWMEPEAQRIIAENLHRNFIDHAEYPISAEIEKRCVRMLADLFHAPGRTTGCRTQGSSEAIMLGALSLKWKWRERRQAAKLSVDRPNLVFGGDVHVVWEKFCRYFDVEPRIVPLAEGKYTIGPEDVEPHLDENTIGVVAVLGTTFTGHKDDVVGIDKLLRDIRKERDLDIPIHVDGASGGFVWPFLYPDSKWDFRLEQVRSINVSGHKYGLVYPGIGWLVFREESDLAEDLVFYENYLGKTDATFTLNFSTGASMVLAQYYNFVRLGRQGYTYVMETMQQNARALADNLRDSGRFEVIGSDLEQLPLVAFRLADKHAYDESDIAWQLSAERGWMVPAYTLPPNADRVKILRALVKETLSREQIERLTQDIADACSTLDHKGATHDVERAQVHRGTGY, encoded by the coding sequence ATGACCAAGAGTGACGTCGCGGCTCTGTTCGGCAACCGTTTCCTGACCGTGCCCGCTCCCTCGGAGACCTTCCCCGTGGATGGAATGGCCGCGACGGACGCCATGAGATTGCTGGAGGGGGACCTCGTCATGGAGGGCGACCCGCAGCGCAATCTCGCCACGTTCGTCACCACGTGGATGGAGCCGGAGGCGCAACGGATCATCGCCGAGAACCTCCACCGCAACTTCATCGACCACGCGGAGTACCCCATTTCCGCCGAGATCGAGAAGCGCTGCGTTCGTATGCTCGCCGACCTGTTTCACGCGCCGGGTAGGACCACCGGATGCCGGACCCAGGGTTCATCCGAGGCGATCATGCTGGGCGCGCTGTCGCTGAAATGGAAGTGGCGGGAGCGCCGCCAGGCGGCCAAGCTGTCGGTCGACCGGCCCAACCTGGTCTTCGGCGGCGACGTCCACGTCGTGTGGGAGAAGTTCTGCCGCTACTTCGACGTCGAGCCGCGGATCGTGCCGCTCGCCGAGGGAAAGTACACGATCGGCCCGGAGGACGTGGAGCCCCACCTCGACGAGAACACGATCGGCGTCGTCGCCGTCCTCGGCACCACGTTCACCGGCCACAAGGACGATGTCGTGGGGATCGACAAGCTCCTGCGGGATATCCGCAAGGAGCGGGACCTCGACATCCCGATCCACGTCGACGGCGCCAGCGGCGGCTTCGTGTGGCCCTTCCTCTACCCGGACTCGAAATGGGACTTCCGGCTCGAACAGGTCCGCTCGATCAACGTCTCGGGACACAAATACGGCCTGGTCTACCCCGGCATCGGCTGGCTGGTCTTCCGCGAGGAATCCGACCTGGCCGAGGACCTCGTGTTCTACGAGAACTACCTGGGCAAGACCGACGCGACGTTCACGCTGAACTTCTCCACCGGTGCGTCGATGGTGCTCGCCCAGTACTACAACTTCGTGCGGCTGGGCCGCCAGGGCTACACCTACGTCATGGAGACGATGCAGCAGAACGCCCGCGCACTGGCGGACAACCTGCGCGACAGCGGCCGCTTCGAAGTGATCGGCAGCGACCTAGAGCAGCTACCGCTGGTCGCTTTCCGCCTCGCCGACAAGCACGCCTACGACGAGTCCGACATCGCCTGGCAGCTCTCGGCCGAGCGCGGCTGGATGGTGCCGGCGTACACGCTCCCGCCCAACGCCGACCGGGTGAAGATCCTGCGTGCCCTGGTCAAGGAAACCCTGAGCCGCGAGCAGATCGAGCGCCTGACCCAGGACATCGCCGACGCGTGCAGCACCTTGGATCACAAGGGTGCGACCCACGACGTCGAGCGGGCCCAGGTCCACCGCGGAACCGGCTACTGA